TATTCATTTCCGTTCCTTTAGTTTCATTTTCTTGATTCATTTTCCCTTgccccttgtgaaccaaacgccccctaattTAAACATCTACTCTCcctataaaattttatttagtctctattttgtttttaattttattttggtccatatatttatttattcttacttttttaatcatttgataaatttcacttttgatcctgatacttatatattatttatttatttattctcaaaaaatattttttgactagtttttacttttttatttttattttgatccttatatttatttatatttatcttttatcCCTAGACGAatctcacttttgatccttatacttattcgtttttattttttatcctgaaaaataattttgacaaatatttttcttttatcatattattcggttttgatatttatttttaattattttaaaataattattttctttttaaaataaaatatttatttttctttgatttattttatttttgtttcttcaGTTTCAtcgtcttttgattttaatagttgaataaattgattttcattcttatatttacatgtgattaatttattaatatagacATATTATTGGAtagaaattattgttaaaaatacAAGTCTagtttattacctcatttgaaccAAAAAACCACAAAGGGAATTATGGGTATATTATTCCCTTTGCGGAACTGAAACAAACAGAGAAGGGAATTCAGGGTCATTCCATCCCTTTCTCTTTGTTTCCTTTTCTTGATTCAATTCTGTTACCCCTAtgcgaaccaaacgccccctaaaccTAATAGGATTAGGATTAAAGGATTAAAAGACTATAAATACACCCCCTTGGCATATAGAATTTTGGCCAACACAGTctcaaagagagaaaattattCTCATCCCTCTTTTGATAAATTATCTCTTCCGTTCCATTCGTTTCTTAGTTCGTATGGATACCGTTAGAGGCAATTTACAATTGGTTGCTAttttggttgattactaatgttttagttttatttttgtttgtgttCGTGATTGACGTGACATCCACGTGGGCACTTTGTTTACAATGGTAGATAGTCTGTCAACCAAAGTACATATGTTTAATCCCTCTGTacatgaaataacaattaacgaatcttggaaaaagagaaatagataaaaatttataattctgatgtgcctaggcttgtctattttccttcaatgtGTGCCCTAGTGACCCATCTAACAAGTGTCTTCCTCCAATTGATCGTGAGGACCCTTGGCCGCTATGATGTCAGCAGCGTGCCCCACCCTATATGGTAGTTGTCCTTTGTCTAACTGCCTCACAAGATCCAAATGATCTCCTTTCTTCATTATAATGATTATGGACCGAACATTGGATATTAATCAACATGGACAGATGGTACTCTAGGCATCTCCAGGGGATATTCTTTGGTTGGGGTAAAAAGATCCTCCTTATTCCCTTATAACTTATCCATCGAAGGAAGGATATAGATCCACGCGTTAGTGATATTTCCTAAGAATATACTAGAGAATATTCCTTAATGTATCAAAGCCATAAATTATTTACTATTATAAATTACGGTTAGAAAATGATGGAATTTCAAACATACTTTGGTACTATGTAATAATTATGATCAACTAATTGGTTAATGAAGACTTTTTAAATAACCAGTTACTGTTGAGAAAACATCATAGAAGATCCATGCACTGGATATAGTtttactaattaaaaaaaatgtcagTGTAATCTAGATCTCGAATTTGACTTTATAATGTATGTAAAAATTTCTTATTGAGAGAACGACAATTTAAAAATGTATGATCAACTTTGAATCaattaattgtttatttaataaaaaaatttaattaatatccAACTAAAAAGGATCTAAatcctaaaaaaaatatgttgttGTAATATCGAAGTTAACTTTAAAGTAGTCGAAATCTTCTATTTATTTCCTCCTTTCAAATGATAACTAATgattaaaagaataaaacatgataaaaatcATATAATGTGATCATTCCAATAAAATATTGTCAAACTATTatgaaataaatttaaatttagaaATACATTCGACAAATGATATATATGGAGGAATGAAAACTAAAAAATAGTACAAAATCGTAACAAGTATGCATGACTTGTTCTTAACTAAAATCTTGCCATTAATTCCAAACAATAAAAgcctaaaattataaaaatagcatGCTGATAGAAATTCCTGCAAATTGATAGATAAAAAAATTGAGGATTTTGTAAGTATAAATATATCTCATAGAGCATGTAAAAAATTAAGGGAATTGGAAAATCATTAAAGATGAATCCAATCATCAAATACTTGACAATTcccttctttttattattaggtTCAATTGTAGAGGCTGCTTCCCCAAAAAAACATGTGATTGATATTATAAAATATGGTGGTAAAGCTAGCCAAACATCAAACATCAACCAGGTTATTAATTTGTGACTCTACATTCATTACATCTTAATTTCCACTAAAATATTCCATCaacttaattaaaatatatactatttttttttcactttcACTTCAtgattataaatattaattatgccTATAGTATAATACAAGTGAATCATATATCGAAGTAATTAGTTTTCCTTGAGAAGAAATTTAcccttttaatatttttttcagttCAAACCTACATTAATCAATTTGGATTAAGGGTCTCAAAATGGATTCTTGTGTCATAATCTTGTTAtgtaatctatatatatatattccacataattatatatgatataaataaaataaatataataataatcatatCAGACGAATTGTCTTTGTAAATCATGTTGTCATGTCTAATATTAATAGTCTTGATTCATATATGAACCTATCGAATTGTTTAGAGTTTAAAATCAGTTTGATATGTAATATGAGGAGATCATCCTCTATTGAACACAACTTTTTCCAAATGAGATAGATGTagctctttttttttctcttgtttTAGTCATCATCAATCAGTTACATGAATGATCTTTAAATTTGTGTCATTTATTTCCATTTTGACATTTTTTcagaattaaaaataattaacagAAGGTGAATATGTGATCTTATGAACACCTTATTGAGATTTGTTATGTTTAACTTGGTTTATACTATATAATAGAAACATATActttgataaataaaaatatttgattgataactttttttatagGCATTGTTGAAGGCTTGGAATGAGGCTTGTGCAAGCGAAATTCTTATTCGGGAGGGGAATTATTTATTGGGGGAAATAGATTTGGTTGGTCCTTGCAAAGCTCCAATAGTTATTGTGATTAAAGGAAATCTAAAAGCCCCAAGTAGCCTTGCAGCTCATACCGGAGACTATTGGATTAGGGTAAAAAAAGTTAATAATTTCAGAATTACAGGAGGTGGCACATTAAATAGTGATGGATCTCGCGCATGGCAACACAACATTTGTCAAAAGAACCCTAATTGCAAAAATCTTCCCATAGTAACATTTTTTGCCTTTTCTTTTTTGATATCGATACTTGCTTAAACAAACGattacgtctgtcttaaaaatattagatgtgattaaccaaaaaacaaacaaacacagaaaaacatataaacagtaaaactagaaaattaaaagaatggagttagacaaatctgaggcctgtattagcagtttccttaagacagatgtcgtcgctattgacgatcgtctcccaggatacaacagattacgcaagcgaactcaaaccgtgtgtagcctagttatcaccggagtaggaaaacaagacatTATGAACAGACTGATAGTAGGAAAAATTATACAGATTATTTTTCTTAACCGTATCTGAATTTGACAATTCCAGAGAATATTTTTTCCAACAGTTTCAGCAACTTGTGaattttgacaatccattctatataaatagaactcgaaaggatatgtcaTTTCACGAAAAAACACGATtgtacacggacagacacgactgtttacgtacaaacacgactgttcacgaaggacacgactgttcatggaaggaggtgtttgttggtattaaaattaacaaataattttattcaattttttccaacaatcccccacatgaataaaattagaaacgaGACAATTACGAAatggtgataactttctacagaagctatctgcataggataggtagctaatgtgccttgaaccttcccttgtgaaagtatatttactttactggctgactagtagatgcgatgtctttgaactattctgccgtttgtgtaaacgatgatataccccacacagataccaacataacacagtatggttctcatggttatgttcgttatggtcatgaacatcgcCTGGTTCTGCGAGAGTTTAAGAGAACTAGGCCCCACACTAGTCTCCATCGAAGCGACCTCACTTCACTCTGACATAGGTGATTTTATTTCCTCAGAATACTGAcgcacaatgtatcattaaaagcatatagcttaaCCTTTTCCCATTGGTGTTactgtttacatctaggaatggacGAGGGTTTAACCCCCACAGTGAACGCGCAAGatttatgcaattaggttgtccctttgaacctatttcttgggatctccagtcaactaggtagggttttccttcacataacgccTCTTCTCTATGGGCTTTTGTCTCATTCCTTtcgatgatttttcaatttgatctcggtttaacctctaggttagcggatccgctgtgttatcttttgattctacaaaatcaataaGAAATACACTCGTTGAGATCAATCGACTAACGGTGTTATCACACAGAAGCTTTTCTACCTGTAACTCATCATACATAAGCTTTTTATACCGCATATTCACCGACTGATATGATATTTATCTTCGATTCCATCATTGTAACGTACTTATTTTAAGGCGATCTGATTTCCACATTTTTAGTaactttcataaattaaatctaGCCAATCAAATGTTTATCTACCAGCGTCTAACTCGGCTAGATAACATCAATGCTCAGATTTGTCAATTTATGACATTtcacatttctaatgtaaatccaCCCTTACGCGCGAGAATATCAAATATGGAATTTTCGCATATCATCATCATTTCTAAAGAAAACGTATTTTCTTTTATCACAAAgtctttaaaattttcattgTGGCTTACACGTTGCCACTGGTACAAGTAGGCCTAAAGCCTTTGAAGTGACCATGTTCTTAAAACCGGATCCATCTTCAATTAATCGTATGTACCAACATATGGAAAAAGGCAATTAATCTGTTTAAACAAACAGAAACAAGAAAACAATTATGAACTTTTTCTTCCTGAAATTCTAAAcaaaaccaagttagaatcAGAAAATTATAATCTGTTTAAACAAACAGATAcgtaataaataattaacaacaaaattataaactatatatattaaGTTGTCCTCCAATCTGTCGCAATATAATGTTCCGATTACGATCTATTCGTCAACATAATTGATCATCAACATATTCCTGTTCATCAAAACAACTACGAAAATTGCAAATATTAACTGAAACAAGGTAAGATGAACAATACCAAACAATTGAAATATTTCTGTAAAATTTAGAAAAACTCTATGAACTGAACTGACAGCCTTCATGGTTTTCATGGTTGAAAACTACACCTCATATTATAATaacatttaataataaaaatagtttCCAGGCCATTATCAACCAAACGAAATTTACAACTAGTGtactatttattattatttaaagaTATGAGGAAACTAACCTTGAATGCTAGACTCcattgaataaacaaaaactaATGATATTTCCAGCAATATCACAAGTTAAAATGCTACTGCATAATATTCTACAAACTGCTTTTTCCACACACAGAAAAATTGACATAGAATTTTGGTTGAATTCATTGTTTGAATTGACATCAAGAATCCCGGAAATCTGCCcaaactataaaaatgtcaATACTTGTGTAGAATTTAAATTAGTTCCACACAATGCTTTCTGTAAATGTTCTTTTATAAATCAGCAAATAATTTCATCTGTCTTAAGATTGTTAAACAAACGattacgtctgtcttaaaaatattagatgtgattaaccaaaaaacaaacaaacacagaaaaacatataaacagtaaaactagaaaattaaaagaatggagttagacaaatctaaggcctgtattagcagtttccttaagacagatatcgtcgctattgacgatcgtctcccaggatacaacagattacgcaagcgaactcaaaccgtgtgtagcctagttatcaccggagtaggaaaacaagacatTATGAACAGACTGATAGtaggaaaaattacacagaTTATTTTTCTTAACCGTATCTGAATTTGACAATTCCAGAGAATATTTTTTCCAACAGTTTCAGCAACTTGTGaattttgacaatccattctatataaatagaactcgaaaggatatgtcaTTTCACGAAAAAACACGATtgtacacggacagacacgactgtttacgtacaaacacgactgttcacgaaggGCACGACTGTTCATGGAaagaggtgtttgttggtattaaaattaacaaataattttattcaattttttccaacacttaacaataaaaaaattaaaatttttatgaCTATGTCTAaaaagaaattttatttttcagacCCTTAGGTTGGATTACATTCAAAATGGTACGATTGAGAACATAAAATCCGTGGATAGTAAGAATTTTCATTTCAACATATTAGAGTGTCGTAACTTAACTATCAAACGTGTTACAATACAAGCACCCGCAGACAGTCCTAATACAGATGGAATTCATATGGGACGTTGTGAAGGAATAAACATTGTGAATACTACAATTGGTACCGGTGATGATTGTATTTCAATCGGGGATGGTAgctcaaaaattaaaattgttgatGTATCATGTGGACCTGGCCATGGCATTAGTATTGGAAGTTTAGGGAAGTATCAAAATGAAGAACCTGTGACCGGAGTATTAGTTAAGAGATGCATTATCAATCATGCAGATAATGGTGTTAGGATCAAAACTTGGTCAGGAATATATAAAAGCATTGCATCCAATATGTTGTTTGAAGATATTACCATGAACAATGTCTCCAATCCTATCCTTATTGATCAAATGTATTGCCCTAGCAATCATTGCAATAAACaggtaattatatatatatatatattttttcaaaataaaaatactttaTTTTCAGGTTCAATTTTAGGCCCTTAATGTATTTAGAGTGACATAATTATATCATTAACAATATTAAAGGTGAAATTTTACCATCAATAATTTTTCTGActtaaattagaaaattttgtGGATTCTTTTCATTAGTAAAAGGACAAAATTTAGttagagaaaaaaaaggaaagcagTGTTGTACCTTTCATAAGTATTAATAGTGCAACTCTAACTCACCCAAATATATTaagagtattttttttaatctttaacCCCAATgcttttaatataatttctattttattatttca
The DNA window shown above is from Euphorbia lathyris chromosome 1, ddEupLath1.1, whole genome shotgun sequence and carries:
- the LOC136218511 gene encoding polygalacturonase-like translates to MNPIIKYLTIPFFLLLGSIVEAASPKKHVIDIIKYGGKASQTSNINQALLKAWNEACASEILIREGNYLLGEIDLVGPCKAPIVIVIKGNLKAPSSLAAHTGDYWIRTLRLDYIQNGTIENIKSVDSKNFHFNILECRNLTIKRVTIQAPADSPNTDGIHMGRCEGINIVNTTIGTGDDCISIGDGSSKIKIVDVSCGPGHGISIGSLGKYQNEEPVTGVLVKRCIINHADNGVRIKTWSGIYKSIASNMLFEDITMNNVSNPILIDQMYCPSNHCNKQTQSNVKLSKISFRRIRGTSFTPKAIQLICSKQYPCEEVDLGGINLKYIGKTQSRSTAECVNIKPKFTGNVLPSGC